The proteins below are encoded in one region of Deltaproteobacteria bacterium:
- a CDS encoding limonene-1,2-epoxide hydrolase, producing MKSNEQVIRDFIGAWARLDTDELVAYFSDDGIYHNMPMGPVAGRENVRNLIRGFLSTWTKTEWEIRNLIASGNVVIAERVDRTQAGSKRVDLPCTGVFVMEGGKIKEWRDYFDMATYQRGMS from the coding sequence ATGAAGAGCAACGAGCAGGTGATCCGGGATTTCATCGGCGCGTGGGCGCGCCTCGATACCGACGAGCTGGTGGCGTACTTCAGCGACGACGGCATCTACCACAACATGCCGATGGGGCCGGTCGCGGGCCGCGAGAACGTGCGCAACCTGATCCGCGGCTTCCTGTCCACGTGGACCAAGACCGAATGGGAGATCCGCAACCTGATCGCCTCGGGAAACGTGGTGATCGCCGAGCGGGTCGATCGCACCCAAGCGGGGAGCAAGCGCGTCGACCTGCCCTGCACGGGGGTCTTCGTGATGGAAGGCGGCAAGATCAAGGAGTGGCGCGACTACTTCGACATGGCCACGTACCAGCGCGGCATGAGCTGA
- a CDS encoding CocE/NonD family hydrolase, whose translation MRDGVPIAVDLYLPAGAGQGGRVPAILRMTRYWRAVRYRALVRPFLDRPSDVAQRFLDSGYAWIDVDVRGSGASGGVQASLWSDDEVRDGAEIVEWIVRQPWSSGLVGALGDSYDGTAAELLLANRHPAVRAVAPRFALFDGYTDIGYPGGVHLHWFTETWGRFNAAIDRGALFAAFPAWVPIFVSGPRPVDGPRGARAVRSAQAAHLGNFDVHAEALATPFRDDLAPGLGLRTEDWSPYGARRPAIEASNAAVYSYSGWLDGGYAHAAIKRFRTLSNPGQRLRLGPWNHGGDQHLEPLEPTRSEDFDHAAELLRFFDPHLKGAPADASPPVAYYTTGERRWKHADAWPPPSRPTRLYLGPAGALEPAPSAPPAGDDVFTTDPETGSGATSRWRGLAVPTWTEYPDRAERDRRLLVYESASLPRDLEVTGHPLVRLTVRCDAADGALFAYLEDVDARGNVGYVSEGTIRALHRRLRPDRESPYALTVPYRSFDRADAEPLVPGEPAELVFDLQPISHLFRRGHRIRLAIAGADRDQFASPPGPPPTWTIARGADSWVELPFVDRDAPGAAETVH comes from the coding sequence ATGCGCGACGGCGTGCCGATCGCGGTCGACCTGTACCTGCCGGCGGGAGCGGGGCAGGGCGGGCGAGTTCCGGCGATCCTGCGCATGACGCGGTACTGGCGGGCCGTGCGCTACCGCGCGCTGGTCCGGCCGTTTCTCGACCGGCCCTCGGATGTCGCGCAGCGCTTCCTCGACTCGGGCTACGCCTGGATCGACGTCGACGTGCGCGGCTCGGGCGCCTCGGGCGGCGTGCAGGCGTCGCTCTGGTCGGACGACGAGGTCCGCGACGGCGCGGAGATCGTCGAATGGATCGTCAGACAACCCTGGTCGAGCGGGCTCGTCGGCGCGCTCGGCGACTCCTACGACGGAACCGCAGCCGAGCTCCTGCTCGCGAATCGCCACCCGGCGGTGCGCGCGGTGGCGCCGCGCTTCGCGCTCTTCGATGGCTACACCGACATCGGTTACCCGGGCGGCGTCCACCTGCACTGGTTCACCGAGACCTGGGGCCGCTTCAACGCCGCGATCGACCGCGGCGCTCTCTTCGCGGCGTTCCCGGCGTGGGTGCCGATCTTCGTCTCGGGGCCGCGGCCGGTCGACGGTCCCCGCGGAGCGCGGGCGGTCCGCTCCGCGCAAGCGGCGCACCTCGGCAACTTCGACGTCCACGCGGAGGCCCTCGCGACACCGTTCCGCGACGACCTCGCGCCGGGGCTCGGCCTGCGCACGGAGGACTGGAGCCCTTACGGCGCGCGGCGCCCGGCGATCGAGGCCTCGAACGCGGCGGTGTACAGCTACAGCGGCTGGCTCGACGGCGGCTACGCGCACGCGGCGATCAAGCGCTTCCGCACGCTCTCGAATCCCGGCCAGAGGCTCCGCCTCGGGCCCTGGAACCACGGCGGTGACCAGCACCTCGAGCCGCTCGAGCCGACGCGTTCGGAGGACTTCGACCACGCGGCGGAGCTGCTGCGCTTCTTCGACCCGCACCTGAAGGGCGCGCCTGCCGATGCCTCGCCGCCCGTCGCGTACTACACGACCGGAGAGCGGCGCTGGAAGCACGCGGACGCCTGGCCTCCGCCTTCGCGGCCGACGCGGCTCTACCTGGGGCCGGCCGGCGCGCTCGAGCCCGCGCCCAGCGCACCGCCCGCGGGCGACGACGTCTTCACGACCGATCCCGAGACCGGAAGCGGCGCGACCAGCCGCTGGCGTGGCCTGGCCGTGCCGACCTGGACGGAATACCCCGACCGCGCGGAGCGCGATCGACGCCTGCTCGTCTACGAGAGCGCGTCGCTTCCGCGCGATCTCGAGGTGACCGGCCATCCGCTCGTCCGGCTCACCGTGCGCTGCGACGCGGCCGACGGCGCGCTCTTCGCGTACCTGGAGGACGTCGATGCGCGCGGGAACGTCGGCTACGTGAGCGAGGGGACGATCCGCGCGCTGCACCGCCGGCTTCGGCCCGATCGCGAGTCGCCCTACGCGCTCACTGTGCCGTACCGCAGCTTCGACCGCGCCGACGCCGAGCCGCTCGTTCCCGGCGAGCCGGCCGAGCTGGTCTTCGACCTGCAGCCGATCTCGCACCTGTTTCGTCGCGGTCACCGGATCCGGCTCGCGATCGCGGGCGCCGATCGGGACCAGTTCGCGAGCCCGCCGGGCCCGCCCCCGACCTGGACCATCGCGCGGGGCGCCGACTCGTGGGTCGAGCTGCCGTTCGTGGACCGCGACGCGCCGGGCGCAGCGGAAACGGTGCACTGA
- a CDS encoding 2-(1,2-epoxy-1,2-dihydrophenyl)acetyl-CoA isomerase gives MTREHLRYEVRDAVGRITLARRDVLNSINSALARELRGVLDEAARDPGVRALLLTGEGRAFCAGQDLAEMLPPDGSKGLEIGAAIEQNYNPVVRRLVALEKPVVCAVNGVAAGAGANLALACDVVLAAKNASFIQAFINIGLIPDSGGTFFLPRLVGLARAKALMLLGDRITAEQALGFGMIWAVHEPERLLPEAEALALRLAALPTTALGLIKRATNASLASDLDEQLDRERDLQVLAGRTHDYSEGVKAFQEKRKARFTGR, from the coding sequence ATGACACGCGAACACCTCCGGTACGAAGTCAGGGACGCCGTCGGACGGATCACGCTCGCCCGGCGGGACGTGCTGAACAGCATCAACTCCGCGCTCGCTCGCGAGCTGCGCGGCGTGCTCGACGAGGCCGCGCGCGACCCGGGCGTTCGCGCGCTGCTGCTCACCGGCGAGGGCCGCGCGTTCTGCGCCGGGCAGGATCTGGCCGAGATGCTCCCGCCCGACGGCTCGAAGGGCCTGGAGATCGGGGCGGCGATCGAGCAGAACTACAACCCGGTCGTGCGGCGACTGGTCGCTCTGGAGAAGCCCGTCGTCTGCGCGGTGAACGGCGTGGCCGCGGGCGCGGGGGCGAACCTGGCGCTCGCCTGCGACGTGGTTCTGGCCGCGAAGAACGCCAGCTTCATCCAGGCCTTCATCAACATCGGCCTGATTCCCGACAGCGGCGGCACGTTCTTCCTGCCGCGGCTGGTGGGGCTCGCGCGCGCGAAGGCGCTGATGCTGCTCGGCGATCGGATCACGGCGGAGCAGGCGCTCGGCTTCGGCATGATCTGGGCCGTGCACGAGCCGGAGCGGCTGCTGCCGGAGGCCGAGGCGCTCGCGCTTCGCCTCGCCGCGCTGCCCACCACCGCGCTCGGCCTGATCAAGCGCGCGACGAACGCGTCGCTCGCGAGCGACCTCGACGAGCAGCTCGATCGCGAGCGCGACCTGCAGGTGCTCGCGGGCCGGACGCACGACTATTCCGAGGGCGTGAAGGCGTTCCAGGAGAAGCGCAAGGCGCGCTTCACCGGCCGCTAG
- a CDS encoding 1,2-phenylacetyl-CoA epoxidase subunit B, whose amino-acid sequence MSPPTADSQWPLWEVFVQEKAGAPHEHAGSVHAPDGELALQAARDVYARRGPIASLWVVESERIVATTTADAASFLEPGPEKLYRHSRFYSGPKARKSK is encoded by the coding sequence ATGAGCCCGCCGACCGCCGACTCGCAGTGGCCGCTCTGGGAGGTCTTCGTGCAGGAGAAGGCCGGCGCGCCGCACGAGCACGCGGGCTCCGTGCACGCGCCCGACGGGGAGCTGGCGCTGCAGGCCGCGCGCGACGTCTACGCGCGGCGCGGTCCGATCGCCAGCCTCTGGGTGGTCGAGTCGGAGCGGATCGTCGCCACCACGACCGCCGACGCGGCGTCGTTCCTGGAGCCCGGACCCGAGAAGCTCTACCGCCATTCGCGCTTCTACAGCGGTCCGAAGGCGCGGAAGAGCAAATGA
- the paaA gene encoding 1,2-phenylacetyl-CoA epoxidase subunit A — MDDAERERAFQARIDAGETIEPGDWMPDAYRGQLIRMMSQHAHSEVVGTLPEGNWITRAPTLRRKQALLAKVQDEAGHGLYLYGAVETLGVTREELISSLLAGRAKYSNIFNYPTLSWADVGVIGWLVDGAAIVNQTTLTKCSYGPYSRTMIRICKEELFHERQGFELVAVLAAGKPAQREMAQSAVDRWWWPVLMMFGPPDDASPHSEQLLRWRVKVKSNDELRQWFVDLAVPQVHEIGLEVPDPRLEFDAKTGHWRIGPIDWDEFWRVIRGGGLCNRDRLAARRRAHEEGRWVREAAEAWAKKRPQ; from the coding sequence ATGGACGACGCGGAGCGCGAGCGGGCGTTTCAGGCGCGAATCGACGCGGGCGAGACGATCGAGCCGGGCGACTGGATGCCCGACGCCTACCGCGGCCAGCTGATCCGCATGATGAGCCAGCACGCGCACTCCGAAGTCGTCGGCACGCTGCCCGAGGGGAACTGGATCACGCGAGCGCCGACGCTCCGCCGCAAGCAGGCGTTGCTCGCCAAGGTGCAGGACGAGGCCGGCCACGGCCTGTACCTGTACGGCGCGGTCGAGACCCTGGGCGTCACGCGCGAGGAGCTGATCTCGAGCCTGCTCGCGGGCCGCGCGAAGTACTCGAACATCTTCAACTACCCGACGCTCTCCTGGGCGGACGTCGGCGTGATCGGCTGGCTGGTCGACGGCGCGGCGATCGTGAACCAGACCACGCTCACCAAGTGCTCCTACGGCCCGTACTCGCGCACGATGATCCGGATCTGCAAGGAGGAGCTCTTCCACGAGCGGCAAGGCTTCGAGCTGGTCGCGGTGCTCGCAGCGGGAAAACCCGCGCAACGCGAGATGGCGCAGAGCGCGGTCGATCGCTGGTGGTGGCCGGTGCTGATGATGTTCGGGCCGCCCGACGACGCCTCGCCGCACAGCGAGCAGCTGCTGCGCTGGCGCGTGAAGGTGAAGAGCAACGACGAGCTGCGGCAGTGGTTCGTCGACCTCGCCGTTCCGCAGGTCCACGAGATCGGCCTCGAAGTTCCCGACCCCCGGCTCGAGTTCGACGCGAAGACCGGCCACTGGCGCATCGGCCCGATCGACTGGGACGAGTTCTGGCGCGTGATCCGCGGCGGAGGGCTGTGCAATCGCGACCGGCTCGCCGCGCGCAGGCGCGCGCACGAAGAGGGCCGCTGGGTGCGCGAGGCCGCCGAGGCCTGGGCGAAGAAGAGGCCGCAATGA
- the paaC gene encoding phenylacetate-CoA oxygenase subunit PaaC, with amino-acid sequence MKATVESLLRLGDDRLVLGHRLSEWCGHAPILEEDIALSNISLDLIGQAERFLGLAGAREGRGRDADALAFLRGPTEFRNCLLVEQPDLDFAHTIVRQVLFDSAALPELERLASSSDAELAELCARAAKETRYHARHAREWFVRLGDGSDESHRRMQAALDALWPFTAELRESEPEASWGAELSRLIETARLRRPGDPEYPTGGGRRGVHSEHLDRLLAEMQCVARAHPGASW; translated from the coding sequence ATGAAGGCGACGGTCGAATCACTGCTGCGTCTCGGCGACGACCGGCTCGTGCTCGGCCACCGGCTGTCGGAGTGGTGCGGGCACGCGCCGATCCTGGAAGAGGACATCGCGCTCTCGAACATCAGCCTCGATCTGATCGGGCAGGCCGAGCGTTTTCTCGGGCTCGCCGGCGCGCGCGAGGGTCGCGGCCGTGACGCCGATGCGCTCGCCTTCCTGCGCGGCCCGACGGAGTTCCGCAACTGCCTGCTCGTCGAGCAGCCCGACCTCGACTTCGCGCACACGATCGTGCGCCAGGTGCTCTTCGACTCCGCCGCGCTGCCCGAGCTCGAGCGGCTCGCCTCGTCGTCCGACGCGGAGCTCGCCGAGCTCTGCGCTCGCGCGGCGAAAGAGACCCGCTACCACGCGCGCCACGCGCGCGAGTGGTTCGTTCGCCTCGGCGACGGCAGCGACGAGAGCCACCGGCGCATGCAGGCCGCGCTCGATGCGCTCTGGCCGTTCACGGCGGAGCTTCGCGAGTCCGAGCCCGAGGCGAGCTGGGGTGCGGAGCTCTCGCGCCTGATCGAGACGGCCCGGCTGCGCCGCCCCGGCGATCCCGAGTACCCGACCGGCGGCGGCCGGCGCGGCGTGCACAGCGAGCACCTCGACCGCCTGCTCGCGGAGATGCAGTGCGTGGCCCGTGCGCACCCTGGCGCGAGCTGGTGA
- a CDS encoding methyltransferase domain-containing protein, giving the protein MLANRLRKRSRHLAKWARRSGVSCYRLYDCDIPEIPLVIDTYEGRLHVSVYARESDASRDDAWIDAMTAAAASALGIAREDAFAKRRAGQPGASQYRKLGDARAELTVTEAGLRFRVNLSDYVDTGLFLDHRQTRLRVASEAAGKRFLNLFCYTGAFTVHAAAAGARSTTSVDLSRTYLDWAEQNLRLNGLAGPQHEWVRADVLEFLARDTGPYDLAVLDPPTFSNSKKMRGALDLQRDHAALVNATLRRLAPGGVLWFSTNFRRFKLDAAAIDSDAICDVSRETLPEDFPDPRTRYCFRIARRAVD; this is encoded by the coding sequence ATGCTCGCGAACCGGCTGCGCAAGCGTTCGCGTCACCTCGCGAAGTGGGCGCGCCGCAGCGGCGTCTCCTGCTACCGGCTCTACGACTGCGACATCCCCGAGATCCCGCTCGTGATCGACACGTACGAGGGGCGCCTGCACGTTTCGGTGTACGCACGCGAGAGCGACGCGAGTCGCGACGACGCGTGGATCGACGCGATGACCGCCGCGGCCGCGAGCGCGCTCGGAATCGCGCGCGAGGATGCCTTCGCCAAGCGCCGCGCGGGCCAGCCCGGCGCGTCGCAGTACCGAAAGCTCGGCGACGCGCGCGCCGAGCTCACGGTGACCGAGGCGGGCCTGCGCTTTCGCGTGAACCTGTCGGACTACGTCGACACCGGCCTCTTTCTGGACCACCGCCAGACGCGCCTGCGCGTGGCGAGCGAGGCCGCGGGAAAGCGCTTCCTCAATCTGTTCTGCTACACGGGCGCGTTCACCGTGCACGCCGCGGCGGCCGGCGCGAGATCGACCACGAGCGTCGACCTGTCGAGAACCTATCTGGACTGGGCCGAGCAGAACCTGCGGCTGAACGGACTGGCCGGGCCGCAGCACGAGTGGGTCCGCGCCGACGTGCTGGAGTTCCTCGCGCGCGACACCGGACCGTACGACCTCGCCGTGCTCGACCCGCCGACCTTCTCCAACAGCAAGAAGATGCGCGGGGCGCTGGACCTGCAGCGCGACCACGCGGCGCTCGTGAACGCGACGCTGCGCCGGCTCGCGCCCGGCGGCGTGCTCTGGTTCTCGACCAACTTCCGGCGCTTCAAGCTCGACGCGGCCGCGATCGACTCCGACGCGATCTGTGACGTCTCGCGCGAGACCCTGCCCGAAGACTTCCCGGACCCGCGCACGCGCTACTGCTTCCGGATCGCGAGGCGCGCGGTCGACTAG
- a CDS encoding HAMP domain-containing histidine kinase, producing the protein MRRSTIQRVRPWPAIPSLQLLFASQGRCGVKRMPMRWDDWDKRRASGRSGRPDWSRPGGVDARAARQAAREAERERRRARRRGRELSPEEETWLEARRTAEHKIRFIQHLISYVLVMVLLSWIPGVRSYVAPIVALAWGIGLASHFFQAIVAPDLRRKWVRGEVERQVSRSVSRQRVALEDEKLRSLEELSASIAHEIRNPITAAKSLVQQLGEDPGSAENVEYAQIALQELDRVERSISHLLRYAREEEMHPEKMKLVDAAESALESLRERCASAGVKLERDFDVPGELVGDREQLRRVFINLVGNALDAFAEAKTQAPVLRIAIGENLGGNEVWVRVADNGPGMDSDTQARIFKPFFTSKANGTGLGLAITRKLVDAHGGEIEVSSTPGQGSEFTLHFPKHAQRPEAAR; encoded by the coding sequence ATGCGGCGATCTACAATCCAGCGAGTCCGGCCCTGGCCCGCGATCCCGTCGCTCCAGCTTCTTTTCGCGTCTCAGGGCCGCTGTGGAGTGAAGCGGATGCCAATGCGCTGGGACGACTGGGACAAGCGCCGGGCGAGCGGCCGGAGCGGCCGGCCCGATTGGAGCCGACCCGGCGGGGTCGACGCCCGAGCGGCCCGACAGGCGGCGCGCGAGGCCGAGCGCGAGCGACGCCGCGCGCGACGGCGCGGCCGCGAGCTCTCTCCGGAAGAGGAGACCTGGCTCGAGGCGCGCCGCACGGCGGAGCACAAAATCCGCTTCATCCAGCACCTGATCTCGTACGTCCTCGTCATGGTATTGCTCTCCTGGATCCCGGGCGTGCGGTCCTACGTCGCGCCGATCGTGGCGCTCGCCTGGGGCATCGGCCTCGCGTCGCACTTCTTCCAGGCGATCGTCGCGCCGGACCTGCGCCGCAAGTGGGTGCGCGGCGAGGTCGAGCGGCAGGTCTCGCGGTCGGTCTCGCGCCAGCGCGTGGCGCTCGAGGACGAGAAGCTGCGCTCCCTCGAGGAGCTCTCCGCCTCGATCGCGCACGAGATCCGCAACCCCATCACCGCCGCGAAGAGCCTGGTGCAGCAGCTCGGCGAGGACCCCGGCTCCGCCGAGAACGTCGAGTACGCGCAGATCGCGCTGCAGGAGCTCGACCGGGTCGAGCGCTCGATCTCGCACCTGCTCCGCTACGCGCGCGAGGAGGAGATGCACCCGGAAAAGATGAAGCTGGTCGACGCCGCCGAGAGCGCGCTCGAGTCGCTTCGCGAGCGCTGCGCGAGCGCCGGCGTGAAGCTCGAGCGCGACTTCGACGTGCCGGGCGAGCTGGTCGGCGACCGCGAGCAGCTGCGGCGCGTCTTCATCAACCTGGTCGGCAACGCGCTCGACGCCTTCGCGGAGGCGAAGACGCAGGCCCCCGTGCTGCGGATCGCGATCGGCGAGAACCTGGGCGGCAACGAGGTCTGGGTGCGCGTGGCCGACAACGGCCCCGGTATGGATTCCGACACGCAGGCGCGAATCTTCAAGCCGTTCTTCACCTCGAAGGCGAACGGCACGGGGCTCGGGCTCGCGATCACGCGCAAGCTCGTGGACGCGCACGGCGGTGAGATCGAGGTGAGCTCGACGCCCGGCCAGGGCAGCGAGTTCACGCTGCACTTCCCCAAGCACGCCCAGCGACCCGAGGCGGCGCGATGA
- a CDS encoding sigma-54-dependent Fis family transcriptional regulator, whose product MSARVLIVEDEKAIQLALRGLLRRDGYDVDLADTGEDALRKLSEKPYDLVITDLALGRGISGMDVLRASKEARAETAVVMITAHGSEKVAVEAMKQGAEDYVPKPFDNEELRVVVRRALERTQLQREHRLLLERVERDLSFENLIGQGRAMKQIFETIQKVAETDLSVLVRGESGTGKELVAQALHQRSARRAKPFVAVNCAAISKELVESELFGHEKGAFTGADARRVGKFEAASGGTIFLDEIGDMAPETQAKVLRVLQEKSFEPVGGNRVVNVDVRVVAATHRDLEGEVKNGRFREDLYYRLKVVEMTLPPLRERLEDVPLLAERFVHALAERLGRAPKHLSNAALARLTRHAWRGNVRELRNAIERAAVLAGGPEIEVADLALEGEELPADVGTSLSIGVPFRDAKRITVESFERAYLMRALKEHGGNVSRTAEAIGMVRQSLQQKIRELDLRSEDWSDESE is encoded by the coding sequence ATGAGCGCGCGCGTTCTGATCGTCGAGGACGAGAAGGCGATCCAGCTCGCGCTTCGCGGGCTGCTCCGCCGCGACGGCTACGACGTGGATCTCGCCGATACCGGCGAGGACGCGCTGCGCAAGCTCTCCGAGAAGCCCTACGACCTGGTGATCACGGACCTGGCGCTCGGGCGCGGGATCAGCGGCATGGACGTGCTTCGCGCCAGCAAGGAGGCGCGCGCGGAGACCGCGGTCGTGATGATCACCGCGCACGGCAGCGAGAAGGTCGCGGTCGAGGCGATGAAGCAGGGCGCCGAGGACTACGTGCCCAAGCCCTTCGACAACGAGGAGCTGCGCGTGGTGGTGCGCCGCGCGCTGGAGCGCACGCAGCTGCAGCGCGAGCACCGGCTTCTGCTCGAGCGTGTCGAGCGCGACCTCTCGTTCGAGAACCTGATCGGTCAGGGCCGCGCCATGAAGCAGATCTTCGAGACGATCCAGAAGGTCGCGGAGACCGATCTCTCGGTGCTCGTGCGCGGCGAGAGCGGGACCGGCAAGGAGCTGGTCGCGCAGGCCCTGCACCAGCGCAGTGCGCGGCGCGCGAAGCCCTTCGTGGCGGTGAACTGCGCGGCGATCTCGAAGGAGCTGGTCGAGAGCGAGCTCTTCGGCCACGAGAAGGGCGCCTTCACCGGCGCCGACGCCCGGCGCGTGGGCAAGTTCGAGGCGGCCAGCGGCGGCACGATCTTCCTGGACGAGATCGGCGACATGGCGCCCGAGACCCAGGCCAAGGTGCTCCGCGTGCTGCAGGAGAAGAGCTTCGAGCCGGTCGGCGGAAACCGCGTGGTGAACGTCGACGTGCGGGTCGTCGCCGCCACCCACCGCGACCTCGAGGGCGAGGTGAAGAACGGCCGCTTCCGCGAGGACCTCTACTACCGCTTGAAGGTGGTGGAGATGACGCTTCCGCCGCTCCGCGAGCGGCTCGAGGACGTGCCGCTTCTCGCGGAGCGCTTCGTGCACGCGCTCGCCGAACGGCTCGGGCGCGCGCCGAAGCACCTCTCGAACGCGGCGCTGGCGCGGCTCACCCGCCACGCCTGGCGCGGCAACGTGCGCGAGCTGCGAAATGCGATCGAGCGCGCCGCGGTGCTCGCGGGCGGCCCCGAGATCGAGGTCGCGGACCTGGCGCTCGAGGGCGAGGAGCTTCCGGCCGACGTCGGGACGAGCCTGTCGATTGGCGTGCCGTTCCGCGACGCGAAGCGGATCACGGTCGAGAGCTTCGAGCGCGCCTACCTGATGCGCGCGCTGAAGGAGCACGGCGGAAACGTCTCGCGCACGGCCGAGGCGATCGGAATGGTGCGCCAGAGCCTGCAGCAGAAGATCCGCGAGCTGGACCTGCGCTCCGAGGATTGGAGCGACGAGTCCGAATAG
- a CDS encoding CoA transferase: protein MTSPCEGLKVVEVANWVAGPAACALFRDMGAEVLKIEPPEGDALRAFKMRNLGYDTDLNTAFEVDNRGKRSLVLDLEKPRAREVVHRLVRDADVFLTNLTQPRREKYGLDFERLRAANPRLVYTSLTGYGTHGPEHWRPGFDYAAFWARSGIMATLGEPPSAPPLCRGGQGDHTTALNLVLATLAALRLRDRTGVAQYADVTLYGTGMWTIAGDLSAALITKAHPPRHDRTAPPNPIWNSYPTRDGRYILLVHPDSQSFWPRVCAAIGEPAWAADERWDTPAKRTAATRELSSAIGERFARQDFGHWAVELDRHKLIWAPVATLDEVIADPQARAIGTFAPIDHPKEGRFETVAMPLAIANSRIEPRGPAPELGAHSREALAEHGFSHEEIRALEAEGVLG from the coding sequence ATGACGTCTCCGTGCGAGGGGCTGAAGGTCGTCGAGGTCGCGAACTGGGTCGCCGGGCCCGCGGCCTGCGCGCTGTTTCGCGACATGGGCGCGGAGGTGTTGAAGATCGAGCCGCCCGAGGGCGACGCGCTGCGCGCGTTCAAGATGCGAAATCTCGGCTACGACACCGACCTGAACACCGCCTTCGAGGTCGACAACCGCGGCAAGCGCTCGCTCGTGCTCGACCTCGAGAAGCCGCGCGCGCGCGAGGTGGTGCACCGCCTGGTGCGCGACGCCGACGTGTTCCTCACGAATCTCACCCAGCCGCGGCGCGAGAAGTACGGGCTGGACTTCGAGCGTCTGCGCGCGGCGAATCCGCGGCTCGTCTACACCTCGCTCACCGGCTACGGCACGCACGGTCCCGAGCACTGGCGACCGGGCTTCGACTACGCGGCGTTCTGGGCGCGCTCGGGAATCATGGCGACGCTCGGCGAGCCGCCCTCGGCGCCTCCGCTCTGTCGCGGCGGGCAGGGAGACCACACCACGGCGCTGAACCTGGTGCTCGCGACGCTCGCGGCGCTTCGCCTGCGCGACCGCACCGGCGTTGCCCAGTACGCGGACGTCACGCTCTACGGCACGGGGATGTGGACCATCGCGGGCGACCTGTCCGCCGCGCTGATCACGAAGGCTCACCCGCCCCGGCACGACCGGACCGCGCCGCCGAACCCGATCTGGAACTCCTACCCGACGCGCGACGGCCGCTACATCCTGCTCGTGCACCCGGACTCGCAGTCGTTCTGGCCGCGCGTCTGCGCGGCGATCGGCGAGCCGGCCTGGGCAGCCGACGAGCGCTGGGACACGCCGGCGAAGCGGACCGCTGCCACGCGCGAGCTCTCGAGCGCGATCGGCGAGCGCTTCGCGCGCCAGGACTTCGGGCACTGGGCGGTCGAGCTCGATAGGCACAAGCTGATCTGGGCGCCGGTCGCGACGCTGGACGAGGTGATCGCCGATCCGCAGGCGCGCGCGATCGGCACGTTCGCGCCGATCGATCACCCCAAGGAGGGGCGCTTCGAGACGGTGGCCATGCCGCTCGCGATCGCGAACAGCCGGATCGAGCCGCGCGGCCCCGCGCCCGAGCTCGGCGCGCACTCGCGCGAGGCGCTGGCCGAGCACGGCTTCAGCCACGAAGAGATCCGCGCGCTCGAGGCGGAGGGCGTGCTCGGTTGA
- a CDS encoding arylamine N-acetyltransferase, which translates to MSELAPGLVDRVLAKLGLASDPEIDVAGLSRLYLAWCRAVPFDNVRKRIALLEGRPGLLPGGRPEDFFSAFLEHGAGGTCWPSSNALHALLGACGFEARRIPASMADRGEPNHGSLVVRLAGQEWLVDSSILNELPIPLSRHRPSALDDAVHPIRLEPADAGLSIHWGRSVSSDTMPCRLMDDPVDEAFYLERYEISRGVSVFNASLYVRKNFPGRLVSFAGNTRFEKTASGVTSRALDSDELPDALVCELGLSRAIVARLAALGGLG; encoded by the coding sequence ATGAGCGAGCTGGCGCCGGGGCTCGTCGATCGCGTGCTGGCGAAGCTCGGCCTCGCCAGCGACCCCGAGATCGACGTCGCCGGGCTCTCGCGGCTCTACCTCGCTTGGTGTCGCGCGGTTCCGTTCGACAACGTCCGCAAGCGCATCGCGCTGCTCGAGGGCCGTCCGGGACTGCTCCCGGGCGGCCGGCCCGAGGACTTCTTCTCGGCGTTCCTCGAGCACGGCGCGGGCGGAACCTGCTGGCCGTCGAGCAACGCGCTGCACGCGCTGCTCGGCGCCTGCGGCTTCGAGGCGCGGCGGATCCCCGCGTCGATGGCCGACCGCGGCGAGCCCAACCACGGAAGCCTGGTGGTGCGCCTCGCGGGCCAGGAGTGGCTGGTCGACTCCTCGATCCTGAACGAGCTTCCGATCCCGCTCTCGCGCCACCGCCCTTCCGCGCTCGACGACGCCGTGCATCCGATCCGGCTCGAGCCGGCCGACGCGGGCCTCTCGATCCACTGGGGGCGCAGCGTCTCGTCCGACACGATGCCGTGTCGGCTGATGGACGACCCGGTGGACGAGGCCTTCTATCTGGAGCGCTACGAGATCTCGCGCGGGGTCTCGGTCTTCAACGCCTCGCTCTACGTGCGGAAGAACTTCCCGGGACGGCTGGTCTCGTTCGCGGGAAACACCCGCTTCGAGAAGACGGCCTCGGGTGTGACGAGCCGCGCGCTCGATTCCGACGAGCTCCCCGATGCGCTGGTCTGCGAGCTCGGCCTCTCGCGGGCGATCGTCGCGCGCCTCGCGGCGCTCGGCGGGCTCGGCTAG